The following are encoded in a window of Panthera leo isolate Ple1 chromosome B2, P.leo_Ple1_pat1.1, whole genome shotgun sequence genomic DNA:
- the LOC122219056 gene encoding 60S ribosomal protein L17, producing MVRYSLDPENPTKSCKSRGSNLRVHFKNTRETAQAIKGMHIRKATKYLKDVTLQKQCVPFRRYNGGVGRCAQAKQWGWTQGRWPKKSAEFLLHMLKNAESNAELKGLDVDSLVIEHIQVNKAPKMRRRTYRAHGRINPYMSSPCHIEMILTEKEQIVPKPEEEVAQKKKISQKKLKKQKLMARE from the coding sequence ATGGTTCGCTATTCACTTGACCCGGAAAACCCGACAAAATCATGCAAATCAAGAGGTTCAAATCTTCGTGTTCACTTTAAGAACACACGGGAAACTGCCCAGGCCATCAAGGGTATGCATATCCGAAAAGCCACCAAGTATCTGAAAGATGTCACTTTGCAGAAGCAATGTGTGCCATTCCGACGCTACAATGGTGGAGTTGGTAGGTGTGCCCAGGCCAAACAGTGGGGCTGGACACAGGGTCGGTGGCCCAAAAAGAGTGCCGAATTTTTACTGCACatgcttaaaaatgcagagagtaATGCTGAACTTAAGGGTTTAGATGTAGATTCTCTGGTCATTGAGCACATCCAGGTGAACAAAGCCCCCAAAATGCGGCGTAGAACTTACAGGGCTCATGGTCGGATTAACCCATACATGAGCTCTCCCTGCCACATTGAGATGATCCTTACTGAAAAAGAGCAGATTGTTCCTAAACCAGAAGAGGAGgttgcacagaagaaaaagatatcccagaagaaactgaagaaacaaaaacttatggCCCGGGAGTAA